One window of the Falco biarmicus isolate bFalBia1 chromosome Z, bFalBia1.pri, whole genome shotgun sequence genome contains the following:
- the S100Z gene encoding protein S100-Z: protein MGFGRKVTVTFCDLSIFLHTPQLACKAVHPLTAMSTPLEDAMDTLIRIFHHYSGKEGDRYKLSKGELKELLTRELTDFLSGQKDPLLVDKIMKDLDSNEDNEVDFNEFVILVAALTVACNDFFEEQLKKEGF from the exons ATGGGGTTTGGAAGAAAGGTGACCGTCACCTTCTGTGATCTGAGTATTTTCTTGCACACACCTCAGCTAGCCTGTAAAGCAG TTCACCCACTCACCGCTATGTCCACACCACTGGAGGATGCGATGGACACCTTGATCAGAATTTTCCATCACTACTCTGGCAAAGAAGGAGACAGATACAAGCTCAGTAAAGGAGAACTCAAGGAGCTTCTCACCAGGGAGCTCACCGACTTCCTTTCG GGCCAAAAGGATCCCCTTCTGGTTGATAAGATTATGAAAGATCTGGACTCCAATGAAGACAATGAAGTGGATTTTAATGAATTTGTCATTCTGGTTGCTGCTTTGACTGTGGCTTGTAATGATTTCTTTGAAGAACAGCTAAAGAAAGAGGGGTTTTAA